Proteins co-encoded in one Oreochromis aureus strain Israel breed Guangdong linkage group 3, ZZ_aureus, whole genome shotgun sequence genomic window:
- the LOC120436091 gene encoding uncharacterized protein LOC120436091: MASGEDRATTTINHIVDRTLYDDSSQEGTEEQTLEALQEQLLEKERKIQRLTDQLSRSHQVHIKGLSQPVQRVQNDIVILIDSNGRFISETKLFPRDKVVKFDCPNTQKAIELLSEEHLGTPTHIIIHTGSSQLRREQDRLSESLKGVIEKASNTFPNSRVVMSALLPMKYMHTDTINKINIKLEKECEKLPNVHFAKHSELDVTSLYDDIHLSKHKVHIFAQKLKDLALDRYPSTHQRNVQGRSSSINNFYFNFK, translated from the exons ATGGCG AGCGGTGAAGACAGAGCTACCACTACCATTAATCACATTGTTGACCGGACCCTTTATGATGATTCAAGCCAAGAAGGAACAGAGGAACAAACTTTAGAAGCTTTACAGGAACAGCTTcttgaaaaagagagaaagatccAGCGGTTGACAGATCAGCTCTCAAGGTCACACCAAGTGCACATCAAGGGCCTCTCACAACCAGTACAGCGAGTCCAGAATGACATCGTCATCCTCATTGACTCCAATGGCAGATTCATAAGTGAGACAAAACTTTTCCCCAGGGACAAAGTGGTTAAATTCGATTGCCCAAATACTCAAAAAGCCATTGAACTTCTGTCAGAGGAGCATTTGGGAACCCCGACCCATATCATCATCCACACGGGCTCCAGTCAGCTGAGGAGAGAGCAGGACAGACTGTCAGAATCTCTGAAAGGAGTCATAGAGAAAGCTTCCAACACTTTCCCTAACAGCAGAGTTGTCATGTCAGCCCTACTTCCAATGAAATACATGCACACTGACACCATCAACAAGATCAACATCAAACTCGAAAAGGAGTGTGAGAAGTTGCCTAATGTCCACTTCGCCAAACACTCTGAGCTAGATGTAACTTCTCTTTATGATGACATCCATCTGTCAAAACACAAAGTCCACATTTTTGCCCAGAAATTGAAAGATTTGGCTCTTGACAGATACCCATCCACACACCAAAGAAATGTCCAGGGAAGAAGCAGCTCAAtcaataatttttattttaattttaagtgA